TGTAGCCGCGCTCGAGGTCGATCCGGTGACGGTTCTGGCGGCGGTCGCCGACCCGGTGCGGTGGGCGGTCCTGGAGCTCCTCACCGACGGGCCGCGGTGCGTGTGCAGTCTGCAGGAGCACATCCCGATCGCGGGGAACCTCCTGAGCTATCACCTCAAGATGCTGCGGACCGCGGGGCTCGTGACGTCCAGCAGGCGCGGCCGATGGGTCGACTACGCGCTGGCGCACGGCTCCCAGGAGCGGATGCGTGCGGCCCTGCCGGGCGCACGCGTCGAGGTGTCGTCGTGAGTCTCGCGGCGGTCTACCGCGCGAGCACACCGACCCGGCGATGGGTGGGATCAGCCGGTGTGGTCGTGGTGTGGTTCGCCCTCTACGAGGTGAACCTGCCGCTGTGGGACTGGATCCTCTACGACGTGCTGACGCTGTCCCCGACATCTCAGCTCGGTTCGGGTGTGCACTTCTTCTTCTACGACTCGGTCAAGATCGTGCTGCTGCTCGTCGGCGTGATCTTCGTGGTGACGGTGCTGCGGTCCTTCATGAGCGTGGAGCGCACCCGTGCGCTGCTCGGCGGCAAGCGGGAAGGCGTCGGCAACGTGCTGGCCGCCGGTCTCGGGGTGATCACCCCGTTCTGCTCGTGCAGCGCGGTGCCCGCATTCATCGGGTTCGTGGCAGCAGGTGTCCCGCTCGGCGTGACCATGAGCTTCCTCATCGCGAGCCCCCTGGTCAACGAGGTAGCGATCGCGCTGCTGTTCGGACTGTTCGGTCTCGGTCCTACTCTGCTCTACGTCGGGGCTGGTCTGGTCATCGCGGTCCTCGCGGGATTCACGCTCGGGAAGCTCAAGCTCGAGAGGTGGGTCGAGCCGTTCGTGTTCGAGACCCGCCTGGGCGGGCAGGTCATCGACTCCACCGCCGGCCTCGATCCTGGCGACCGGGTCCAGATGGGGGTCGAGGAGGTCGGCTCGATCCTGCGGAAGATCTGGCCCTACCTGCTCGTAGGCATCGGTCTGGGTGCCGCCATCCACGGCTGGGCACCGGAAGACTTCTTCACCAGGTACGCGGGGGAGTCCAACCCGTTCGCTGTCCTGATCGCCGTGCTCGTCGGGATCCCGTTGTACTCCAACGCGGCGGGCATCTTGCCGCTGGTGGACGCGTTGCACGACAAAGGCCTGCCGATGGGCACGCTGCTCGCGTTCATGATGGCGGTCGTCGCGCTGAGCGTGCCCGAGATGATCCTGCTGCGCCGGGTCCTCAAGCCGCGCCTCATCGCGACGTTCATCGCGGTGACCGGCTCCGGCATCATCGCGGTCGGCTACCTCTTCAACGCTGTCCTGCCCTAGGGCTCGCACCTGTCCGGAGCTTTCTGCACCACCTCGAGAAAGAAGCGCTCACCATGAACATCAAGATCCTCGGCCCCGGCTGTGCCAACTGCGTCACGCTGGAGCGTGTCACGCGGGAGGCCGTCGCGGAGCTCGGCCTGGAGGCTGAGATCGAGAAGGTCACCGACTACGCGGCGATCATGGGGTACGGCGTCATGTCGACCCCGGGCCTCGTCGTCGACGAGACGGTCGTCCTGTCTGGGCGTGTGCCCACGGTCGCGAAGGTACGCGAGCTCTTGGAGGCTGCGTCCTCGTGAACTGACCGCCCAGGCGCCCGGGGGACCGGGCAACTGGGCGGCTGGGCTCAGCGATGCGCTGAGCCCACCTGACGCACGTGCGGGGCTGCGACGCTGGTGCGTCGCAGCCCCGCACGTGCGATCCGTCAGTGCGCGACGACGGGGACGTCGTCCACGGCAGATCCCGCGGAGGCGGTCGCGGCGGCCCGTGCCGCGCGGTCTGCCCGTGAGCGGAACAGTGTCACGCTGGTCACCCCTCCGAGCAGGAAGATCGCTGCGGAGGCTGCGTAGGCGGTCGAGTAGCTGTGCAGCGCTGCCTCCGCGAGCACCTCTGGCGTGCCGGACGCGTGATCGACGAGGTAGTTCGCTGCGGCGGTCGCGGCCAGGGTGTTGAGGAGCGCCGTACCGATCGCTCCGCCGACCTGCTGCGACGTCGAGACCATGGCCGACGCAGCACCCGCCTTGGAGCGGTCCACACCGAGCGTCGCGATTTGGAACGAGGGCGGCATGATCGAGCCCATCCCGATCCCCATGGCGATGAGCCCGGGCAGCACGTGCACGTAGGTGCTGTCGACCTGGAGCAGCGTGAACGAGAACATCGCAAGCGCCCCGACGACCATCCCGAAGGGCACGACGACGCGGGGGCCGAAGCGCGGGAGGAGAAGGTTCGTCTGGACCTGCGCGGTGACGATGATCGCCAGGACCATCGGGAGGAACGCTGTTCCGGTGCGCATCGGGGTGAAGCCGAGCGTCGTCTGCAGGTAGTACGTGAGGAAGAGGAACACCCCGAACATCCCCGACCCTGCGACGAGGATCGCGAGGAAGGCCGCACCGCGGTCGCGGTCGACGATGATGCTCAGCGGGAGGACAGGGGTGGCCGACGTGCGCTGGCGGAGCACGAAGCCGACGAGCAGGACGACCCCGAGGCTGATCGAGAGCCACGTCACGGGTGCGTCCCAGCCGGCAGGCTCGGCCTGAGAGAAGCCGAAGACGATCCCGAAGAGGCCGGCTGAGCCGAGCAGCACGCCCGGGACGTCCAGCGGCTGGCGACCGGAGTGGCCGCCGCGGGGGAGCAGCACGACGCCGGCGACGAACGCGATCGCTGCGATGGCGACGTTCACGTAGAGGTTCCAGCGCCAGTCGAAGTTCTGGGTGAGGTAGCCGCCGAGGAGCAGGCCGATGGCGCCGCCCATCCCGGCGATGGCGCCGAAGACCCCGAAGGCGCGCCCGCGCTCTTTCGGGTTGGTGAAGGTGGTCGTGAGGACCGACAGCGCTGCAGGCGCGAGG
This sequence is a window from Sanguibacter antarcticus. Protein-coding genes within it:
- a CDS encoding MFS transporter — encoded protein: MPTRTSPQQPAAAPAGLAEAPTSAHPSRRWYVLATVALAQLMVVLDATIVNIALPSAQLDLAFSNNDRQWVVTAYALAFGSLLLLGGRLSDMLGRRRMFLVGLVGFALASAIGGAAQTFTMLVAARALQGVFAALLAPAALSVLTTTFTNPKERGRAFGVFGAIAGMGGAIGLLLGGYLTQNFDWRWNLYVNVAIAAIAFVAGVVLLPRGGHSGRQPLDVPGVLLGSAGLFGIVFGFSQAEPAGWDAPVTWLSISLGVVLLVGFVLRQRTSATPVLPLSIIVDRDRGAAFLAILVAGSGMFGVFLFLTYYLQTTLGFTPMRTGTAFLPMVLAIIVTAQVQTNLLLPRFGPRVVVPFGMVVGALAMFSFTLLQVDSTYVHVLPGLIAMGIGMGSIMPPSFQIATLGVDRSKAGAASAMVSTSQQVGGAIGTALLNTLAATAAANYLVDHASGTPEVLAEAALHSYSTAYAASAAIFLLGGVTSVTLFRSRADRAARAAATASAGSAVDDVPVVAH
- a CDS encoding permease, with amino-acid sequence MSLAAVYRASTPTRRWVGSAGVVVVWFALYEVNLPLWDWILYDVLTLSPTSQLGSGVHFFFYDSVKIVLLLVGVIFVVTVLRSFMSVERTRALLGGKREGVGNVLAAGLGVITPFCSCSAVPAFIGFVAAGVPLGVTMSFLIASPLVNEVAIALLFGLFGLGPTLLYVGAGLVIAVLAGFTLGKLKLERWVEPFVFETRLGGQVIDSTAGLDPGDRVQMGVEEVGSILRKIWPYLLVGIGLGAAIHGWAPEDFFTRYAGESNPFAVLIAVLVGIPLYSNAAGILPLVDALHDKGLPMGTLLAFMMAVVALSVPEMILLRRVLKPRLIATFIAVTGSGIIAVGYLFNAVLP
- a CDS encoding thioredoxin family protein encodes the protein MNIKILGPGCANCVTLERVTREAVAELGLEAEIEKVTDYAAIMGYGVMSTPGLVVDETVVLSGRVPTVAKVRELLEAASS
- a CDS encoding ArsR/SmtB family transcription factor is translated as MVDATDPVAALEVDPVTVLAAVADPVRWAVLELLTDGPRCVCSLQEHIPIAGNLLSYHLKMLRTAGLVTSSRRGRWVDYALAHGSQERMRAALPGARVEVSS